The following proteins are encoded in a genomic region of Triticum dicoccoides isolate Atlit2015 ecotype Zavitan chromosome 1B, WEW_v2.0, whole genome shotgun sequence:
- the LOC119315593 gene encoding putative disease resistance protein RGA4 produces MAELVVTMATGPLVSMLKDKASSYLLDQYKVMEGMEEQHKILKRKLPAILDVITDVEEQAMAQREGAKAWLQELRTVAYGANEVFDEFKYEALRREAKKNGHYRKLGFDVIKLFPNHNRVAFRYKMGRKLCLILQAVEVLIAEMQVFGFKYQPRSPVSKEWRHTDYVSIDPQEIANRSRHEDKKNIIGTLIGEASNVDLTVVPVVAMGGLGKTTLAQLIYNDPEIQKHFQLLLWVCVSDTFDVNSLAKSIVEASPNKNVDTDKPPLDRLQKLVSGQRYLLVLDDVWDNKELRKWERLKVCLHGGMGSAVLTTTRDKRVAEIMGADRAAYNLNALEDHFIKEIIVDRAFSSENGKPPELLEMVGEIVKRCCGSPLAATALGSVLRTKTSVEEWKAISSRSSICTYETGILPILKLSYNDLPAHMKQCFAFCAVFPKDYKINVEKLIQLWIANGFIPERKEDSLATFGKHIFDELVSRSFFLDLEESKDFRGNYSRTCKIHDLMHDIAMSVMEKECVVATMEPSKIEWLPDTARHLFLSCKETERILNDSMEKRSPAIQTLLCDSNVFNPLQHVSKYNTLHALKLCMWTESFLLKPKYLHHLRYLDLSESRMKALPEDISILYNLQVLDLSNCRYLERLPRQMKYMTSLCHLYTHGCPELKSMPPGLENLTKLQTLTVFVAGVPGPDCADVGELHGLNIGGQLELRQVENVEKAEAKVANLGNKKDLCQLTLRWTKVGDSKVLDKFEPHGGLQVLKIYSYGGECMGMLQNMVEIHLFHCEGLQILFRCSAIFTFPKLKVLMLEHLLGFERWWEIDERQEEQTIFPVLEELFISNCGKLVALPEAPLLQGPCSEGGYTLVSSAFPALKVLKMKELESFQGWDAVEETQGEQILFPCLEELSIEKCPKLTALPEAPLLQERCTEGGYRLVRSAFPVLKVLKMENLESFQRWDAVEGTLFPLLEELSAQKCPKVIGLPEAPKLSVLHIIDGKQEIFHCVDRYLSSLTNLTLRLEHTETTLEAECTSIVPVDSKEKWNQKSPLTVVELGCCDSFFGPGALEPWDYFVHLEKLEIGMCAVLLYWPEKVFKSLVSLRRLVIRNCRNLTGYAQAPLEPLASERSQHLRGLESLCLRNCPSLVEMFNIPASLKCMDIDRCIKLESIFGKQQGISELVQGSSCNEAIMCAAVTEFPSSPMNHFCPCLEYLSLVGCGSLQAVLSLPPSLKSILILSCNSIQVLSCQLGGLQKLEATTSRSRSPIMPEPPAATAPTAREHLLPPHLEYLVIRDYAGMLGGTLRLPAPLKRLDIIGNSGLTSLEFLSGEQPPSLEILDLESCSTLASLPNEPQVYSSLRFIQITGCPAIKKLPRCLQQQLGSMDDNDKELDARYEVMALKPKTWKEIPRLVREQRKAARPARE; encoded by the exons ATGGCGGAGCTGGTGGTCACCATGGCGACCGGGCCGCTGGTGTCCATGCTGAAGGACAAGGCGTCCAGCTACCTCCTGGACCAGTACAAGGTGATGGAGGGAATGGAGGAGCAACACAAGATTCTCAAACGCAAGCTTCCGGCCATCCTCGACGTTATCACCGACGTTGAGGAGCAAGCCATGGCACAGAGAGAAGGTGCCAAAGCCTGGCTTCAGGAGCTCAGAACAGTCGCCTATGGGGCAAATGAAGTCTTCGACGAATTCAAGTACGAAGCCCTACGCCGTGAAGCCAAGAAGAATGGGCACTACAGAAAGCTCGGCTTCGATGTAATTAAACTCTTCCCTAATCACAACCGTGTTGCGTTCCGTTACAAAATGGGTCGCAAGCTTTGTCTGATTCTGCAAGCCGTTGAGGTCCTCATAGCAGAGATGCAGGTCTTTGGGTTCAAGTACCAACCACGGTCACCGGTGTCCAAAGAGTGGAGGCATACAGATTATGTTAGCATTGACCCACAAGAAATTGCCAACAGATCCAGACACGAAGATAAGAAGAACATTATTGGTACACTAATTGGTGAAGCTAGCAACGTAGATCTCACAGTTGTTCCTGTTGTTGCAATGGGGGGCCTTGGCAAGACCACATTAGCGCAACTCATATACAATGATCCTGAAATTCAGAAGCATTTCCAGTTGCTGCTCTGGGTTTGTGTCTCTGATACCTTTGATGTGAACTCCCTGGCCAAGAGTATAGTTGAAGCATCTCCCAATAAGAATGTTGATACAGACAAACCACCACTGGATAGACTTCAAAAACTGGTCAGCGGACAGCGGTATCTCCTTGTATTGGATGATGTTTGGGACAATAAAGAGCTACGTAAGTGGGAAAGGCTCAAGGTTTGCTTGCATGGTGGCATGGGCAGTGCAGTGTTGACAACAACTCGTGATAAACGAGTTGCTGAAATTATGGGTGCAGATAGGGCAGCCTACAATCTCAATGCTTTGGAGGATCACTTCATAAAGGAAATTATTGTGGATAGAGCATTCAGTTCAGAGAATGGAAAGCCTCCCGAGCTACTCGAGATGGTTGGTGAGATTGTGAAGAGATGTTGTGGCTCTCCATTAGCTGCAACTGCACTGGGTTCTGTACTTCGCACCAAGACCAGTGTGGAAGAATGgaaggctatatcatctagaagcaGCATTTGCACTTATGAAACTGGAATTTTGCCAATACTCAAGCTTAGCTACAATGACTTGCCCGCACACATGAAGCAGTGCTTTGCTTTCTGTGCTGTGTTTCCCAAGGATTACAAGATCAATGTGGAGAAGCTTATCCAACTATGGATTGCAAATGGCTTTATCCCAGAACGCAAGGAAGATAGTCTTGCAACCTTTGGAAAGCATATTTTCGATGAGCTGGTCTCAAGGTCATTCTTTCTGGACCTAGAGGAAAGTAAGGACTTCAGGGGGAATTATTCCAGAACATGTAAAATTCATGatcttatgcatgatatcgcaatgTCTGTTATGGAAAAGGAATGTGTTGTTGCAACTATGGAACCAAGTAAAATTGAGTGGCTTCCAGATACTGCTCGGCATTTGTTCTTGTCATGTAAAGAAACAGAACGTATTTTGAATGATTCTATGGAGAAAAGATCCCCTGCTATTCAAACATTGTTATGTGATAGTAATGTGTTCAACCCATTGCAGCATGTATCAAAATACAACACTTTGCATGCCTTGAAGCTCTGTATGTGGACAGAATCATTTCTTCTGAAACCAAAGTATCTGCATCACCTGAGGTACCTTGATCTCTCAGAAAGTCGTATGAAAGCACTTCCCGAGGATATAAGTATTCTATATAACCTGCAAGTGTTGGATCTATCCAACTGCCGTTATCTTGAACGACTTCCAAGGCAAATGAAGTATATGACTTCCCTCTGCCACCTCTACACTCATGGATGTCCGGAGTTGAAGAGCATGCCTCCAGGACTTGAAAATCTCACTAAGCTGcagacactcacagtttttgtagcAGGAGTTCCTGGCCCTGATTGCGCTGATGTTGGAGAGCTGCATGGTTTAAACATTGGTGGTCAGCTAGAGCTACGCCAGGTAGAGAAtgttgaaaaagcagaagcaaaagtgGCAAACCTTGGAAACAAGAAGGATCTCTGTCAACTGACATTAAGATGGACTAAGGTTGGCGACAGCAAGGTGCTCGACAAGTTCGAACCTCATGGTGGGCTGCAGGTTCTGAAGATATATTCCTATGGAGGAGAGTGCATGGGTATGCTGCAAAACATGGTTGAGATCCATCTTTTTCATTGTGAAGGATTGCAAATTTTGTtcagatgcagtgcaatcttcacTTTTCCAAAACTGAAGGTACTAATGCTAGAACATTTGTTGGGTTTTGAAAGATGGTGGGAAATCGATGAGAGGCAAGAAGAACAAACAATATTTCCTGTGCTTGAGGAGTTGTTTATTAGTAACTGCGGAAAGTTGGTAGCATTACCTGAAGCACCATTGTTGCAAGGACCTTGTAGTGAAGGAGGTTATACATTGGTAAGCTCAGCATTTCCTGCCCTAAAGGTACTTAAAATGAAAGAGTTGGAGAGCTTTCAGGGATGGGATGCAGTCGAAGAGACTCAAGGAGAACAGATATTGTTTCCTTGTCTGGAGGAACTATCAATTGAGAAATGCCCAAAGCTGACAGCGTTACCTGAAGCACCATTGCTTCAAGAACGATGTACTGAAGGTGGTTATAGATTGGTACGCTCAGCCTTTCCTGTCCTAAAGGTGCTCAAAATGGAAAACTTGGAGAGCTTTCAGAGATGGGATGCGGTCGAAGGTACATTGTTTCCTCTGCTTGAGGAACTGTCAGCCCAGAAATGCCCAAAGGTAATAGGTTTACCTGAAGCACCAAAACTAAGTGTATTACATATTATAGATGGCAAACAAGAGATCTTCCATTGTGTAGACAGGTATTTGTCTTCATTGACAAATCTGACACTGAGGCTAGAACACACAGAAACTACATTAGAGGCTGAATGCACTTCAATTGTACCTGTGGACAGCAAGGAGAAATGGAACCAGAAATCCCCTCTTACAGTTGTGGAGTTAGGATGCTGCGACTCATTCTTTGGACCAGGTGCACTAGAGCCATGGGACTATTTTGTACACCTTGAAAAGTTGGAAATTGGTATGTGCGCTGTGCTCCTCTACTGGCCAGAGAAAGTGTTCAAAAGCTTGGTGTCCTTGAGGAGGTTGGTGATTAGAAACTGCAGAAATCTGACTGGATATGCACAAGCTCCTCTTGAGCCATTGGCGTCCGAAAGGAGTCAGCACCTGAGAGGTCTGGAGTCTCTTTGCTTAAGAAACTGCCCAAGTTTAGTAGAGATGTTCAATATCCCGGCATCTCTCAAGTGCATGGATATTGATAGGTGCATTAAGCTTGAGTCCATATTCGGCAAGCAGCAGGGTATTTCAGAGTTAGTCCAGGGGTCTTCTTGCAATGAGGCAATCATGTGTGCAGCTGTAACAGAGTTTCCATCCTCACCCATGAATCACTTTTGTCCATGCCTAGAATATCTAAGTTTAGTCGGATGTGGAAGCTTACAAGCGGTTCTAAGTCTGCCTCCATCCTTAAAGTCCATACTTATTTTGAGCTGCAATAGCATTCAAGTCCTATCATGTCAGCTGGGTGGGCTCCAGAAACTAGAAGCCACTACCTCCAGAAGCAGAAGTCCTATCATGCCAGAGCCACCAGCAGCAACAGCACCAACTGCAAGAGAGCATTTACTTCCTCCCCATCTCGAATATCTAGTAATACGGGACTATGCTGGCATGTTGGGTGGGACTCTCCGTCTGCCTGCACCCCTCAAGAGACTGGACATTATTGGCAATAGTGGGTTGACATCGCTGGAGTTTCTGTCGGGAGAGCAACCCCCATCGCTGGAAATCCTTGATCTTGAAAGCTGCAGTACCCTGGCATCCCTACCGAATGAGCCGCAAGTATACAGTTCTCTCCGCTTTATTCAGATTACAGGCTGCCCTGCTATAAAGAAGCTCCCTAGATGCCTGCAGCAGCAACTGGGCAGCATGGATGACAATGACAAAGAACTAGATGCCCGTTATGAAG TAATGGCATTGAAACCGAAGACATGGAAGGAGATACCAAGACTGGTCCGCGAACAGAGGAAGGCCGCTCGACCAGCCAGGGAATGA